A region of the Silene latifolia isolate original U9 population chromosome 9, ASM4854445v1, whole genome shotgun sequence genome:
GGATGACAACACCTTCCCACCAGCCATCGTGCTGCCATGCATCAACAATTGTACCAACATTAAAGGCCCAAGAAATTTTGCCTTTGGGTGCCGCCAAGGATGGTCTAATCATTGTTCTGCCATGAAGTCGTAGACCCATCTCATCCCGAACGGCAATTCTCGATGCTAATACCCATTCCTATAATGCAAACGAAAACAAAATTGTAAGTGAGCCTGGAAAGAAAAGGGAAGTTTAATTAAATAAATCCCATGTGGTCGGAAAATATGTTAAATATAAACCAATGAATAGCATACATTCGATATACATTTTAAGTTTACTTGAAAATAACTGCAAAATTTAGTGAGAAGAAGTAAACAGACTTTGATTATAAGATCTAATGCAAGTGGATACACAAGTTCAATAGCTTAAATGTCGTTTTTCTAACCGAAAAAGTCTTCAGAGAAGAACGAAATAAAATATATACCTCAAGACAATTTGCTTCATTCTCTGCATCCTTAATGTCATGATAAGACAGCTTGACCTTGTTTTTATGTTTCTTAATGACAGTAGCCCTGAACCAACAACCTCTCATCCCACTGTCCTGTGACAACACTTCAACAACAGAGCCGACAGAAGCTACTCGAGGAGGAGCTTCTACTTTCCCTCCAATCCTGGATACAGTCACAAGTGGGCCTTTCTTTGGAGGAATAACATTATCAATTTCCGTAGCATCTTTAACTGTTGAATTCACTCTCCAGTCGCGTGCCAAACGCAATCTTTTCCTTGGTTTCGACCCACTCCCATCGTTGATTTCCCTTTTCCGAGAATCCTCGGGCTCATTTGCATCAGACGAACCACCACTGGTCTGAGGTGATACAAGAGTTGGAAAATCTGCATGTAATTGTTTAGGTTGTTATTAAAAAAATAGACGTCCAGCGGGGGGTTCGGAGAttaaacaacaaaaagcaaaagtTAACTATCCACACCAAAGAAggtaacactactacaaataagGGGAAACCTCAGCAGCAAAAGGCAAAATAAAACACACAACAAAACATATTTTGAACCACAGATAAAGAGGTGACGGAAGTTGGAACATGTAATAACCTAGATATGAAGAAGGCATAAGGGTGCCGAAGCTCTGAACCGGCTCTTAGACATTGGTCTAACAATCCTGCAGCCCATAGTCAGCCGTTGTTAAGTTGAAAATAGTTATGTGAAAGATATGACGatgattaaaatatgacatatcaACCATACTGAACAACACTTTCAGTTTTCATTACAACAATCCCTGACAGTTGCGCTAAAGTATAGCACTACATGTTCAAGGATTTCTTAAATACGAAATGCTATTTATACCATCAACAAGTTCCAAAGCTTAGACGTTTTGGTCCTGAATGTGACGCACATGAATACGCACTTCACCAATTTCATCCAAGCATACGCTTCCCGCAAAatctttacttcaaaatatttgGAAAACTCTTTAATCTAGGGTAGAAAAAAAAGAATCGGAATATATAGATTAGAAAAGTAAACATCTCAGCCATCCTATAACATCATAAACCATATAATCCACCCATACGAAACAATTTTTATTGGGACGTCGGAGTATATATAGAACTACAAATTGCCATCAATCTCACCAAGTACATGCATGTTATTCAAGAGAGAGTTTATTGTTAACATCCCCGATTTTTGGCTAAAccaaatttaatttttatataCAAAGCCGATAATAGAGAGAATGTTATAGCCAATATACAAAGCTCCAAAATACAGCCCCAAAATACAGCCGTAACAAAACTACAGACTACAATTCAACAGTACACAATAGGACATGACTCCGGGTGTACTTCCAACTCTATCTGAAACTGCAGAAGTCAGCAGAActatgaagatgacctccgaaaaaAATAACACAATACAAGAAGCTACTTTCCTTCCAGATCTCTGAACTCTCACATAAAACACATAGATTTGGTCAGTTTAATACGAATTCACGAGTCTTATCAAAGACCATTTAGCTGAAGTCACAACCACGCACTCAAAGAGAAAGGGATATAAACTACTTTGACTTCATAAACAATAATTCGAGCTTATTAAATTAGATTCAACAAGGAGAAAAACCTATCAACATCTCAAAAATAAAAGCTTTATCAAATCTAAATTTCCAATAACCCATCAACATCACACAGCTAGATATTTATTCATTTTCTTACATCGACCATTCTTAGACGATTACACGCGAACTCAGAAGAACCCAAAATTACTTCTTTTTTATGTAGATATGAACACCCAGATCTCAATTTATAAAAAAATACAACAAAAACAATATCTTGTTTATAAAACACAACTAAAAAGAGCTCAAAATTAAATCACCACCACCCAAAACAACCCAGAAAATCGAAATCAATAGAATAtccaaaaaaaaacagaaaatttattaaaaaaaaattagaaaacctAATTAAATCAATATCTTGTTtataaaaaacaactaaaatgaGCTCAAAATTAAATGCCTCCAACCAAAACAACCCAGATAATCGAAATCAATAGAATACCCAAAGAAAAACAGAAAATTTATTAAGGAAAATTaaaaaacatataaacaacaGGCCAATTAATCGAAAGTTGATTGTTTGACCCCCCCAATAATAACCCAGAAACTCAATTAAAAAACCTCGAAAATCGAAATCAATGGCATAGAACAAAAAACACCCTAGAAAATCTATTAAAAATTTGGAAAACAAAATTATAAAGGGGACATTAAAACTGAAATctcccaaaaaaaaaacccagAGAATCGAAATTTCATTGTTTTGACTCCGAATAAACACCAGATAATCGATTGAAAACCCCAGAAAACAGTAATCAGATGAAAACCCACGTACAATACCCCAGAAATTGAAtcaaaaaatagaaaatcaagcTAATTAGGGCAAATTAGAATTGACAAATCACAAAAAACGGCTCAGAAAATCAAAAATTCTGTCGTATACCACCAAAATCAACCTAAAAACTCAATTAAACAACCCAGAAAACCGAAATCAAACAAAAAGAGAGAGATTTATCGAATAAAGTACCTGGTAGAAAGGAGTTCAACCAATCAAGAAGCTCACGTCTAGATCTAGGTTTAGTACCAGTATTACAAAACGTCGTCGTCTTAGAATCATTACAATCAAGAAGAAATCGATAAGTCATATGCCTTAAACTCCTCTCTTTCGCAATAACAGCTAGATCTTTACCTCCATCTCTTCTTTTCATCGTATAATGTATCTCTCTCTTCCCTTTCTCGCTACACACATACACCTCTTCCCACCCTACATACCCTCCTACACCACCGCCGCCGTCGTTTGCGCCGCTGTGATCCGCCGTCGCCGGCCACCTTGCCATGGGAGTGAATTGAAGAATGAATAAGGAATGATGAGTTAGGGTTCTTGAGTTATTTCTATTGAGTTAATTGATTTGGGAAttgaaattaaaataataataataataataatgtagtgagaggagagagaaagaaggAGGAAGGGGGATTATATAGTGAGGTGGAGGATAAggggagagattagggttttgAGATGAACGGCTGAGATTGATTTGGTACACGTGTTTGTGTGTAGGAAAGTCGTTGGATGTTACGCGAGTTTTGGGTTGAATGAGTTTGATATGTTGGGTGTGGAATTATAGTTTTGCCCTTTGGAgggaattttgatttttttgatttttggcatgtAGGCTAGGGAGGTTAAGTAGGTCGGGTATGGGTTAAGTCAGTTCGAGATAATAAGAGGGTCGCGTTTGATTAGTTTGAGTTGGCAACACTTTGGGTCTAGTCAGATCAGGTCGAATTGAGGTTATCTACAATAACTATTCAGTATCCACCAATAAATATTCGGGTAGTGTCAGAGAAGAAGTTAAGCACAAATTAAACAGGTCATGCCCCAAATGAGTTTTTCGGAAAAAGTATACTTATGAACTTGTTTTTGAAAAGAAtttagggttatttcatgggaataatccatcaTATGTCccatcttctcatattaatctatcCTCGTAATTAACTGAGAATAATCTCATCTTTAACGTCATTTAACTTGTAGTACACCGATGGAAGGATTACCTAGACAACCGGTTACCCTTTATATAAAACTAATTAACCTATATAATTAACTTATCTCCCAACACTTCAATTCCCCAAAGTTCTCTCCAACTCCACCACCAGCCACCACACACTCCCACCACCGACTGCACCCACCACCCACAACAGTTGTAAACCGCACACTCCCTCTACCCGACAACACCGCTGCCGTCTACCTCCTCACCACCAGCCCACACACCCGTCGTCGCCACTCCACCACCTTATGAATAATGACATACGCGACCTTCTTTTCCATTTCTCCTACTGTTTCTTCTGTCATccttcacttcttcttcttcttccttcatttTCTCTATATATAATTTCTTCCTTCCTCATTTCGTTTTTTCTTCAATTTCATTAAAGGTAAGGTACAATACAAAACccagaaaaatcaaaatcaaaaaccctaattcccctgaaatccccattccctttaaaaaaaattatgtgaTTCAAATTAAAAAGTGGATTTCGTTTGAATATATGGGCTTAATTTGGATTAAAAAAAGTTGATCTCAAGACCACTGGCTAATTTTGGTGCCGAGATGGATGGTGTTTTTGAGGATAAGGATCAATTCCAGACTATATTTTTTGGCCAATTGATTGCGTCTCCGAAGGTGAGGGTCGATTCCGATAGGTAAATTTCGTTGGTGGAAGATCATTTTTGGGGACGAAAGCCAATTTTACGGCGAGTTGGAGTGGTCGGATGTGGGTTGTCGGGCGATGGGTGGTGGATGGTCTGGTGGTAGATAGTGGGTGCCGGGTGTTGGTTGTGAGGTGTTGTCTGTGTTGTACTGTTTGTtggtaagaagaagaaataaagaattGAAGAAATTAAGAAGTTCAAGGGGTCACTTGTTTACAAACCGGTAATCTTAGGTCAAAAATGGGGTTGGTCTACTAAAAGTTAAATGACGTCAAAGACGAGATTATTCCCGGTTAAACACGAGgatagattaatatgagaagataggacataggatggattattcctatgaaataacccaaaaatttatatggttcgaaatataggtcGTCAAATTGATGCTTCACCCCTAGGTAAATTTTGAACCTAGCTTCGTCCCTGGGTAGAGTCATATATATAGAGTCAGGTTCAAGTCCTCATTTCAAGTGTCAGGTTGAATCATTCATGTCGAGTCATTCGAATGGGCCAATTTTTGACAGGTATGGTGGCATGGCTTAAACTTTACTACTTATGTCGATGGAATGTACGAAGGAAAATAAAAATTTAGAAATATATGGAGTtataatcccctatttactaaatgaataggcgaaactcccACTTTTCCCGCCAAAAGATATTTCATAGAATAGTGCGTGGTATTTTTAACATATACTATAGGTGTGGACATGATAATTTATAAATGGAcataatcttttgtatttaaatatttatattatttaatatttcacattctgcacaaatttatctccgatcATTTCAGGATAAGAAAATTCTTTTTTTAAAGCTTTAtgataaaattatttttttataataagaagttgcggctaaaaaatatggtattagtaaatatttgttaaaaattcatttgacttttatgataaaaatttgcggctaaaaaatatgttattagtaaacatttgtaaattaacatcattaatttctcggtaaaaaaaccaaaaaaaatactcattttattacttctCACGatctaaatttttatttatttctccaatcaaaatacattaaggagaaacatgaaaaataaatgaattgtcgatttaaattctataaataatacactagaaAGTAAGACTCTATAAATACCGTACATATATTGCACGAGGTCTATATTAGTGAGTCTATAAATAgcgcgcattcattgcgcgggatctaaactagtttgtAGTAATCGGAAAATCAGATTAAGACGGTTTTAGAAGGAAATCAAATCCTTATTTAAGACCGAAATATCTTGGCTATACTGATAAGTCTTGCTTCTTAAATTTTAAAATGGGTCAAATACTGCTACATGATTCTAATAAAGACACAACTTTTGATATTTTATAGGCAAAATGTAATttgatactccctcctattcactatattcttccttttttttttgcacaagaattaagaaaatgaatttggactacacaaaacacactaccccacatgcaatttaatttggaccacacaaatcaacccaaaaaaaggaaatagggaagaaaacctgaataatctgaataagaaaataaggaagaatatagtgaatatgaGGTAATATTATTTAATCTGCTTTAAGATTAAGACAAGTAACTTGATTAGTTTGAATTTGGATTAGAGGAGGGTTTTTAGGACATttattaatttaatcaattagtcttgttgaagacgggtttgagcaagtgacggataatgccactcacaaaacggatagggggggacaaggtgggggcaccccatgtacttccctctctcctctatttgggtcatttgtgagggaaaatggtatccgttactacaaagtgacggatacgtgccgtcacaaatgaaatTTTGAGTAATTTAATATAGGAGAATTGGAGATCATGTCTTGATAATTTGGTGATATCTGATCAGATAGAGAAGGAAGCAAGTGGGCAAGTTGACTTGTACTCTCATGGAAAAAAATTTGGGTGTATTCGATATGAAAttatgaatgtattatcacaaattcttgtttgtgacggacgCTATTCGTCACAAACAAGAGACGGgtaccattttacctcataaagtacccactttttctctatctgcaacactattcatgtggtcccctttctccactaacccattttgttaccattttatctcacaaaatatccgtcacaaatggtaacccgtcacaagggagaccaattgatgtATTATAATGGGATATTTGTGCATTTTGAATTTTTGGTGGTTGCGAATGATGGAAAGAGAGGTGACTTGTCATAAAGGAATTATCGAGATATGGTTTAATTAAAAAGAGTTATTAAATTATCGAGATAAAAGGTTTATTTAAAAGGAGTTGCACTGTATTAAAATTGCTTCATTAGAAATGTTGAATCGGTTAGTCGTTGCTCTTTTGTTATGGACCATAATGGAATAATTAATGACTCACTAAAGTGgatgtttttctttttttgagaAATAGCGGTTCTTTGAATCTTCGATGTAGTTAGCCAGTTATAGATGTCATTTCATCTCGAGTCATTCAGAAACCTCTTTCTACTACTCATACAAGGGTAATACTTCATATATCCAAAACCCTTACCCCACAACTTATGGAAGCCATTTAGACATTAGGATAACGTTGTTATACACAAAGAAAAGAGTTTCAGTGAATTTGTCATGCCAATTTTACATTAACAAGTTACAATCCAACTAACTGTTCGATAGCGCTTCTCATTTCAAGAGCTTTATTATGAATTGTAGTATTAGCTCATGTATATCGGTTCAAAGAGTCACAatcaatgttgttaggatcgagATTCTACTAGTAGATATGATTGAATCAATAGAATCGGATCATATAATCATAAAATTCTACAAACTAGCTCAATATAGTTTTTTTATGTGGCACAAACATATAATTGaagatcaaaacacttatttatattTACTCATTAATATTGACaattaatgattttagtatcattgtaGGAACATGTTCCTATAACGTAtacgaaatttgggttttacaatgacattatataaatatatatatttttgtttTCTACTATGGAACTTGATCGTAGGACCTGATTATTATTATCTTATCTCTAGATGAATAGGATCGTAATATTACACAACCATGACATAATCTATAATATCCAAATCAAAGAATCTTGCCTGTGACCGTCTCTTTAAAAAGACCTCTCACAAATCACAATCTCTCCCCACTTGCTCTCCAACTTACCCTTTTATCTCACGTCTGTTCAAAGAATTTTGTCGGTCACAGAATTTGTGTATCCAAATAGATAAAATCACATGCTTTGGACACAAGCCCCCCAAATGCATACTTATAAACGATTATTTAAAACTTCTCCGATCAAAAGTCAAAATTAAAGGCAATGTCTAACGTAATCAACTGTAACTTATCAAAGCAAACATTCGTCATCATGACGAGCACAAATAAAACGGAAATATTCGTCATAAATTTAAAATGGGTTAAGCATGACAGATGAGACAAAAGGAAGATATCTAAGTACTAACAAAAATGTTTGTCCTATATAGGTAATTGGAAGCATATTTGACTATTTTGTATCTAAAAACGGATATTGTCGTCTTAAAAGAGACTCGTCACTGAAATGATCAAAAATAAGTTAAAACTCCTTTTGATTAACAATCAGGCTGTCAAAAATCTACCTAATCAATTAAATCTTTTTCAAAGACGGCACACGACGAGGACATTTTCACCCCTGAACTGTTTACCCTCAACTAATCTCCTCCATTGTAACAAGTATAGCTGCCAGTCTGCTGCTATCATGTTCGGCCACCACCGCAATTGAAACGAGAGATGATCTCACCTTATTTTAAAGATAAATTAAGTAATTAACCACCTTAATGAATGAActgaaacacaaaaacaaaccTATTTCATATGGGGTCGCTCTCATGGTACACTTACAATGAGATCATCTCATACGAGAATTTGTGCATCGCCAATCTGTTCGAGAATATACAATTATCATCAAACACACTTACATACTCCCATTGAACATGGCTACAATCAATGGAACATCAAACACATTTTTTCTTTCCTTGAGAGAACATACAGCAAAACAAAACGGAAAAACAGGACGGTACAAAAACTTCTGCAAATACGGTAAAACAACCTATCTCCTGCATCTAGCCACTGACCTGGAAGAAAATCTACACTAAATTCTCTAAATTTGAGTCCTGTACTTCTTCCTATAATATTGGAGGAGCACCTTTCCACTTTTTTCCATCCTAACAGCGGATTGAAGTATTTTCTCATCCTTTTTGGGTAGATCGTCACTACATATGTTTTTATGTTTTTGACGATTTGTCTTGGATTTAGACCGGGTTTTTCTAGACCACCATTTGATGCTTGAGATTCTTGAAATAGGGGCCATGGCTGAGAGTAAATGGTCGAGATTCAGTGTATGTTCGATCTTTTTTGAAAGAAAACCTTTCCTAGCACTATACCGTAGGTTAATCCCAAGTTTTGATGTCCAATCTTCTTGGAGATCAGAAAGCTGCTCAGAATCAACTGTGGTGTCGATGAGTTTCAGTTCCTTCTCAGTAGCAGTATCAAGTTGGACCTCTTTATAATTGAACGGAATTCTGAATTCTTCTGCAATAGCAAAGGCGTTTGCCTTTATCTTTTCATATTCTACATTGGAAAATGTGAAAAGGAATGAGGATTAATATAAAAAACAAAGACATGATGTTGTTTTGTTAGGATATTcaataagagatcacaatggtaaagtcgttttgttaggagcaaaaaagtgcggttccaatagtattcttgttgcggaagctctcgctttaaaagaaggcattttagcagctaaatatttaggaatctcaaagttaattgtggagggtgataatttatgtgtgatTAACTCGATTAGAGGTACCtggcaaattccttgggaaatttctagtattattaaggatgtgaaattagaccttcattttttcgatgaagtgataattaaacattgcttaaatgaagccaacaaggttcttcgacttcatggcttctattggacattcatgtccaactctttcgaggtggtttgatagccggcggcttcaacttacctccctcattcgaaaggatgagataggttggtcctaccccagaggatcaacctagttttcttaccttatcaaaaaaaaaaaaaaaaaaaaaaaaaaagacatgatGTTGTGCCATGTTGTCAACAATTTGATTTCTCCCCGAAATATAGAATCAAGATTGTACCACAACTGAAGTTACACCAGCTCTTCATTTACGTGTACCCATGTCCGACACTACCGCTCATTCATGGGTATCACTTGAGCATTTAAAAAAAATGTGGATTTTTCATAAAATAGCCCCGTCCGGCAATTGGACATATACTCATGTAAGAAACTACTAAACGAGTATGAGTAACAGAGATCACAACCACTGCAGAAATTGCATATCTAGGGGTTATTTTTCTCATACACGTGAAGTATTATGTATACTTGGGACAATAAAGTGACGGATACAAAAAGCAGAGCATTAGCTTACCAGAATGACAAATAACGAGCACCTTGACTCCACCTTTGGGTCTCAACAGCTCCTTGATTTGAACTGCATGCTCTAAGCAGAAAATTCGCGGTCTCAAAACACCAAACGCATTCCAGCTATCGTAATTACAGGCTGCTGAAGACAAGACGAGCAATAAAttcaaaacagtacaaaagtCGATTTTCTAAATAACAACAGCCATACAATTTAACACAATTGCATGGATGCTAAATAAGGTATTACGTATGGCAAATACTAGTTGAGCTCCAGGGTGAAATCCCGACATTCCCGTGTTATTACAAATATATATGAACCCAATTGTAAATAACATTTCAGGCTCAGCTAAGAGCAGATAACATTAGCTATTGCTCTCTGTCACAATGGTTTGAAAGTCACTTTCCCAAGATAAGTCCAAGGTTCAATTCCCACCGTGGAATTATCTTTtgactgtcaaaaaaaaaaatctgaggTGATGTAAAATCATCAAAAGGCAATTCAAGATAAGGGATCAACCATCAACCTGATTATACATTTCTAAAAGACCATCCAAAAAAGCCATAAATGATGCAATGCAGCCCCATATTACACGAACCTTCCTTAGTACTTAAATGATCTTCTAGCTTTAAAATGAAAAGATCCGATAATAGCAGGAAATTACGAGTTCAAAATACCGCCAGACTAGCAGCTCAATGACTTTGACACTTCATAAAGAACTAGTTATATCTACTAGACCATCCAACATTACATATTTGACTGGTAATCTAGTTTTTTGGACCATTTgcaaattataataacaaatgGAAACAAGGAGTGCAATTTACAAGAACTACTGAGGGATTGAATAAACTAGGGAGAAAGGAGTAATACAGATAAGTATGGGGTTGGGGAGGAGATCAACTTAAAAGGAATATAACTAGAATGTGATCTTATACCAGAGACAGATATCTTATCATCTTGCTCTTGTGGACTGTCTACACCAATTGCTGGGTGATGCTCAGCAGGGAAAAGCTCTAACGAGGATTTCTCGGATGGTTGAACAACAGACATAAATGGATATCCAAGAATACCACAAGCTACGCAGGGCACAGTTCCTGAGTCAATTTGGAAGTCATGAGAAAGATCATCACTACCGAGATATAAGTCATCCACAGTTTCTCTATGCAACGTTATCTGGTTAATATCCTGGTTCGGTGACTCGTTGGGAGCTACAGCCACTTCAGCGTCATTATCACATAGAGCATCCTTTGGTACTAAGACTTCTCTGGCAAATGATGGCAATGAATCAGGGTGCCATAATACAACGCGAAGAACAGAATCTTTTTCTCTAAGACTGCTCAGTAGACTGTTTTCCTTTAGCACATCATCAATAAAAGCTTTCTTGACTGAAAATTCTCTTCCGTCCTTCAGACGATCTCTCAGGCGAGAACTTCGTACTCCAGGAAGTAAAGATTCTGGAACCCTGTCAAGGAAGAAGCTAATTATCATGAAATCTTAAACATTTACAGATAAAAAAAAACAGCAAATGATTACATAATACAAACTAGAAAGCCTGGATCAGTTCATTGCTCGCAATTCACAAATCTCAACACAGCATGATCAGCATAATATAATTTTCACATATATAATTAACATATCGTTGAAGCAATTATCAACACAATTTTCATTATGAATCGTCTAAAAATAGCATTTTGTTGTTCTCTAACACACAAGTGAGACTGCGTACATCCAGTCCATGCCCTGCCATATACTAAAGACAATGGGATAATCTTATTGTTTTTGTATTATAGCGTGTATAAAAAGTTGGATAGGATTCTTCACATTACTTTTTTCCATTATG
Encoded here:
- the LOC141598905 gene encoding uncharacterized protein LOC141598905 isoform X2; the encoded protein is MPSSYLDFPTLVSPQTSGGSSDANEPEDSRKREINDGSGSKPRKRLRLARDWRVNSTVKDATEIDNVIPPKKGPLVTVSRIGGKVEAPPRVASVGSVVEVLSQDSGMRGCWFRATVIKKHKNKVKLSYHDIKDAENEANCLEEWVLASRIAVRDEMGLRLHGRTMIRPSLAAPKGKISWAFNVGTIVDAWQHDGWWEGVVIQKQPGENFRVYFPGEKLESVFGPSDLRHSQEWMENTWKELGERPDVAASILSGLGKEETAGQIGDMKAQIPTCDYNQPELDSRKEVGTSNLHESNKTVPDLLKDDFLSQLKWKTLGKRKRTFFSVQRLHPRASRVNSERTLSHKTNHKVLALKVGKENKETNETSKVGRDKFKFKNESLFNSSVIPPPLTSLVMSR
- the LOC141598905 gene encoding uncharacterized protein LOC141598905 isoform X1; its protein translation is MARWPATADHSGANDGGGGVGGYVGWEEVYVCSEKGKREIHYTMKRRDGGKDLAVIAKERSLRHMTYRFLLDCNDSKTTTFCNTGTKPRSRRELLDWLNSFLPDFPTLVSPQTSGGSSDANEPEDSRKREINDGSGSKPRKRLRLARDWRVNSTVKDATEIDNVIPPKKGPLVTVSRIGGKVEAPPRVASVGSVVEVLSQDSGMRGCWFRATVIKKHKNKVKLSYHDIKDAENEANCLEEWVLASRIAVRDEMGLRLHGRTMIRPSLAAPKGKISWAFNVGTIVDAWQHDGWWEGVVIQKQPGENFRVYFPGEKLESVFGPSDLRHSQEWMENTWKELGERPDVAASILSGLGKEETAGQIGDMKAQIPTCDYNQPELDSRKEVGTSNLHESNKTVPDLLKDDFLSQLKWKTLGKRKRTFFSVQRLHPRASRVNSERTLSHKTNHKVLALKVGKENKETNETSKVGRDKFKFKNESLFNSSVIPPPLTSLVMSR